A stretch of the Arcobacter sp. LA11 genome encodes the following:
- a CDS encoding DUF2149 domain-containing protein, with product MKLLHEDESLNPILSAVNLVDVFLVIIAALLITIAQNPLNPFNSDDVTVIKNPGKKNMEVVIKKGEKIDKYKSEGKIGEGEGTKAGVAYKLKDGSMVYIPENKK from the coding sequence ATGAAACTGTTGCATGAAGATGAGTCTTTAAATCCCATACTTTCTGCTGTGAATTTAGTAGATGTTTTTCTAGTAATTATTGCAGCTTTATTGATAACAATTGCTCAAAATCCCCTTAATCCTTTTAATAGTGATGATGTAACAGTTATAAAAAATCCAGGTAAAAAAAATATGGAAGTAGTTATAAAAAAAGGTGAAAAGATTGATAAGTATAAATCAGAAGGGAAAATAGGAGAAGGAGAAGGAACAAAAGCAGGAGTTGCTTATAAATTAAAAGATGGAAGTATGGTTTATATTCCTGAGAATAAAAAATAA
- a CDS encoding TonB-dependent siderophore receptor, which produces MRKKIFVSAIASVVAVGSIHANSLGEITVTTATKTEKSIDGVTASVVVITKEDIEKTGASTLDTILEKIPSINAQYARFPHPSAKSKAAISLRGVGANGTLILIDGKRLSGETESPYEMTRITASMIERIEIVKGSMSTLYGSDAIGGVINIITKKIDHNSTVVDMKYGANKDHDAKNRNFNFNTMGKADKLRYKVYGSINDTTPYTISKSYSQVAANPTTSAVIATDPQHGVSANHDVTYRDETNVKTIGTRLETDLTNNLIAGIDFNYFKEERTGQYIGNAKYVNGGPVLVKNTPVNSRDENRRLDASADFDYMINDDLSIDAKIYRSYYKKRNFTDPINFTGPTNTKFSANVTIDTFESNIKYALNDSNFITSGVEYRKEKRESSAINPDASSSEFITKVVKYKSLFIQDEIEFTDTLTATIGARYDNISNADNKATLQAGIVKKLFENTNLRFNYAQGYRAPDIAELFVVSPLFKDGKRFGSEVIFGPKTTVYDLKPEQSQSFEVSLSNKYNSLSSQLTLFNNKIKDKIELVSYGSGAAKYYTSENLDNVDIKGAEVSLGYDINDSLDLGFNLTYLKTEDEGTGKELTYTPDISASINANYKVTKDFSTNLMIRYIGEQYTDTLNTTQTDDYSLVDLAARYKVNKNLEIYGGIDNLFNREVDEVLGSNVGTYFYTGIKATF; this is translated from the coding sequence ATGAGAAAAAAGATATTTGTTTCAGCAATAGCTAGTGTAGTGGCTGTTGGAAGCATACATGCAAATTCGTTAGGTGAAATCACAGTTACTACTGCTACAAAAACGGAGAAGTCAATTGATGGAGTAACTGCATCAGTTGTTGTTATTACAAAAGAAGATATAGAAAAAACTGGTGCATCAACTTTAGATACTATTTTAGAAAAAATACCTTCAATAAATGCACAATATGCAAGATTTCCACACCCAAGTGCAAAATCTAAAGCTGCTATCTCTTTAAGAGGGGTTGGTGCAAATGGAACACTTATTTTAATAGATGGAAAGAGGCTTTCAGGAGAAACCGAAAGCCCATATGAAATGACAAGAATTACTGCTTCAATGATTGAAAGAATTGAAATAGTTAAAGGTTCTATGTCAACATTATATGGTTCAGATGCTATTGGAGGAGTGATTAATATTATTACTAAAAAAATTGACCATAATAGTACAGTTGTTGATATGAAGTATGGTGCAAACAAAGATCATGATGCTAAAAATAGAAATTTTAATTTTAATACTATGGGGAAAGCTGATAAGTTAAGATATAAAGTTTATGGTTCTATAAATGATACAACACCTTATACAATATCAAAATCTTATTCACAAGTAGCTGCAAATCCAACTACAAGTGCTGTAATTGCAACTGATCCACAACATGGAGTCTCTGCAAATCATGATGTTACATATAGAGATGAAACAAATGTAAAAACAATTGGTACTAGGTTAGAAACAGATTTAACAAATAATCTTATTGCTGGTATTGATTTTAATTATTTTAAAGAAGAACGAACTGGTCAATATATTGGAAATGCAAAATATGTAAATGGTGGACCTGTATTGGTTAAAAATACACCAGTTAACTCTAGAGATGAAAATAGAAGACTAGATGCTTCTGCTGATTTTGATTATATGATTAATGATGATTTATCAATTGATGCTAAAATATATAGATCATATTATAAAAAAAGAAACTTTACTGACCCAATAAATTTTACAGGCCCAACTAATACAAAATTTAGTGCAAATGTAACTATTGATACTTTTGAATCAAATATTAAGTATGCATTAAATGATTCTAACTTTATTACTTCAGGAGTAGAATATAGAAAAGAAAAAAGAGAATCAAGTGCAATTAACCCTGATGCATCTTCAAGTGAGTTTATTACAAAAGTAGTTAAATATAAATCACTTTTTATTCAAGATGAAATAGAATTTACAGATACTTTAACTGCAACTATAGGTGCAAGATATGATAATATTTCAAATGCCGATAATAAAGCAACACTTCAAGCTGGAATAGTAAAAAAACTTTTTGAAAATACTAATCTTAGATTTAATTATGCACAAGGTTACAGAGCTCCTGATATAGCTGAACTTTTTGTTGTATCTCCCTTATTTAAAGATGGAAAACGATTTGGTTCGGAGGTAATATTTGGGCCAAAAACTACTGTATATGATTTAAAACCAGAACAATCTCAATCTTTTGAAGTTTCATTATCCAATAAATATAATTCATTGTCTTCACAGTTAACTTTATTTAACAATAAAATTAAAGACAAGATAGAGTTAGTATCGTATGGAAGTGGAGCAGCTAAGTACTATACTTCTGAGAATTTAGATAATGTTGATATCAAAGGTGCAGAGGTTTCACTAGGATATGATATAAATGATAGCTTAGATTTAGGATTTAATCTAACATATCTAAAAACTGAAGATGAAGGTACAGGAAAAGAACTAACTTATACTCCTGATATTTCTGCTTCAATAAATGCCAATTATAAAGTCACTAAAGACTTTTCAACAAATTTAATGATTAGATATATTGGTGAACAATATACAGATACTTTAAATACTACTCAAACTGATGATTATAGTTTGGTTGATTTAGCTGCAAGATATAAAGTTAATAAAAATCTTGAGATTTATGGTGGAATTGATAACTTATTTAATAGAGAAGTTGATGAAGTTCTAGGTTCAAATGTAGGTACTTACTTTTACACTGGTATAAAAGCTACATTTTAA
- a CDS encoding cobaltochelatase subunit CobN: protein MKIKVLFLILYFFSISLFAKNDVLIISSTMGQSTQASKAVEVIDIGKKKDLDIKFLFQNELKKENQFKELSKYKIIMIDSLAGSRSINSMLEQYKDVLIKLDDKKIIIPISIKKENPYRKNISIEDNILLNEYWHNGGQENFKNFVIFIQNKLLKTSNEKYKKALIVPEEGIYHPKSSSLAFNSLEEYAKFAKIDLNNIDKPVIAIGMHRGSIVSNSMAHINEMISYFEKKNYYTIPFFTNISGDDAVGKQFLRFKNKTIVDVIVNFQIMIIDHESLKDDYKKLNVPILHALYYGQGDTKDWLNDINGVNFPMIPMTFIIPETLGFTDPLIVAAQNKITKKLEPIFPQLYSLANKAINISKLKRMPNKDKKVAIMYYNYPYGVDNMGASFLNLPESLEQTFKTFKEKGYTTEAKKHEEIRIEATKGLQMLYDVNLYDKAWKMIEEDSAALFPYEDYMKEFYKLPVKTRTNMIKVWDYPLKSKSLIYKDGKWYFLVPRKKIGNILIMPQPRRAERDDSIREQNIDITRDDSRLWHNPTVPISHSYLAGYLYVRKQFKADAIVHYGTHGTQEWSPGKERGLSIGDDALSVLGDVPVVYPYITNNLAEAIQAKRRGRATLISHQTPPFGLTGTYKELSEIMDFINQYKSVDDGMLKGQLKNQITQTTVNLNVHKDVEFSEVEIKENFDAYLSKVEDYILGTSKSAMPLGMHTFGTYPKKEHLISTILQMVGSEFIQMVEGDKNFFTQNYEKFPESKSYKLLNDFVIENKDFNELEDKNLKPYLEVARKYRDSFVNTKEIKNFMRALDGEYIETGVGGDSIRNPESLPTGINMYGFDPSKVPTKAAYKTGSKLMKDFIENYYKENGKYPQKLTFNLWSLETMRHYGVLESQILYAMGVRPVWNETGISNKFIQNIVKQMIQKYLGESVSSWVASLVTVPRIEAVLSITPDDWLVKPKKMLKHAKMTAKGQIEDVEIIPYSELKRPRVDVVISATGLYRDTFPQPMQLIAKAVEKVAKLKEDNNYLRINTLAMKEKLEKTRGISKDEAEYLSTIRIFSNKPGDYGSGVDEIGDTSRWNDDQRISQNYVQKLGHYYGSDPKRWGEKHVSLDLYSKNLSGTEGIIFSRTSNLYGLLTSDDPFEYFGSIAMAVRNVDGKAPKTFIANLRDPNNAKIQSTGEFLSQELRGRYFHPKWIKEMQAEGYSGTLTVLDRMNNFWGWQVVDPNVVRDDQWQEFVEVYVNDKYDLKIQEWFKQFNPDALAQFTQKILEANRKGYFKTDENTLKKLVELYKELQQKYKVKTYNTKFKDFVDKKAIGFGLMTPSGQLTPAPTQESNKKMEKPKKIEKPKVKGQKLEKVKKEEFMDDSTQKVIFALLFGLMLAGVAYEFKRKA, encoded by the coding sequence GTGAAGATTAAAGTTTTATTTTTAATACTATATTTTTTTTCAATAAGTTTATTTGCAAAAAATGATGTATTAATTATTAGTAGTACTATGGGACAAAGTACACAAGCTTCAAAAGCAGTTGAAGTTATAGATATAGGGAAGAAAAAAGATTTAGATATTAAGTTTTTATTTCAAAACGAATTAAAAAAAGAAAATCAGTTTAAAGAACTTTCAAAATATAAAATTATTATGATTGATTCATTAGCTGGTTCAAGATCTATTAATAGTATGCTTGAACAATATAAAGATGTTTTAATTAAATTAGATGATAAAAAAATAATCATTCCTATTTCAATTAAAAAAGAAAATCCTTACAGAAAAAATATATCAATTGAAGATAATATTTTACTAAATGAATATTGGCATAATGGAGGGCAAGAAAACTTTAAAAATTTTGTAATTTTCATTCAAAATAAACTTCTTAAAACATCAAATGAAAAATACAAAAAAGCTTTAATTGTACCAGAAGAGGGTATTTATCATCCAAAAAGTTCAAGTTTAGCTTTTAATTCACTTGAAGAGTATGCGAAATTTGCAAAGATAGATTTAAATAATATAGATAAGCCTGTTATTGCAATTGGTATGCATAGAGGTTCTATTGTGTCAAATAGTATGGCTCATATAAATGAAATGATTTCTTATTTTGAAAAAAAGAATTACTATACTATTCCTTTTTTTACTAACATTTCAGGTGATGATGCTGTAGGTAAACAATTTTTAAGATTTAAAAATAAAACAATAGTTGATGTTATTGTTAATTTTCAAATTATGATTATTGACCACGAGAGTTTAAAAGATGATTATAAAAAGTTAAATGTACCTATATTACACGCTCTTTATTATGGACAAGGAGATACAAAAGATTGGTTAAATGACATAAATGGTGTAAATTTTCCAATGATTCCAATGACTTTTATAATTCCTGAAACATTAGGTTTTACAGATCCTTTAATTGTTGCTGCACAAAATAAGATAACAAAAAAACTTGAACCAATTTTCCCTCAACTTTACTCTTTAGCAAATAAAGCAATAAATATTTCAAAATTAAAAAGAATGCCAAATAAAGATAAAAAAGTTGCAATTATGTATTATAACTACCCTTATGGTGTAGATAATATGGGTGCAAGTTTTTTAAATCTTCCAGAAAGTTTAGAACAAACTTTTAAAACATTTAAAGAAAAAGGTTATACAACAGAAGCTAAAAAACATGAAGAGATAAGAATTGAAGCAACAAAAGGTCTTCAAATGCTTTATGATGTAAATCTTTATGATAAAGCGTGGAAGATGATAGAAGAAGATAGTGCTGCTTTATTTCCATATGAAGATTATATGAAAGAGTTTTACAAGTTACCTGTTAAAACTAGAACAAATATGATTAAAGTATGGGATTATCCACTTAAATCGAAAAGTTTAATATATAAAGATGGGAAATGGTATTTCTTAGTTCCAAGAAAAAAAATTGGAAATATTTTGATAATGCCACAACCAAGACGTGCTGAAAGAGATGATAGTATTAGAGAACAAAATATCGATATTACTAGAGATGATAGTAGACTTTGGCATAATCCAACAGTTCCTATTTCTCATTCATATTTAGCTGGATATTTATATGTTAGAAAACAATTCAAAGCTGATGCGATAGTGCATTATGGAACTCATGGAACGCAAGAATGGTCTCCTGGAAAAGAAAGAGGACTTAGTATTGGAGATGATGCCTTATCTGTATTAGGTGATGTACCTGTTGTATATCCTTATATTACAAATAACTTAGCAGAAGCCATTCAAGCCAAAAGAAGAGGTAGAGCAACTTTAATTTCTCATCAAACACCTCCTTTTGGACTTACTGGAACATATAAAGAACTTAGTGAGATTATGGATTTTATTAATCAATACAAAAGTGTTGATGATGGGATGTTAAAAGGTCAGTTAAAAAATCAAATTACCCAGACAACTGTAAATTTAAATGTACATAAAGATGTTGAATTTTCTGAAGTGGAAATTAAAGAGAATTTTGATGCTTATCTTTCAAAAGTGGAAGATTATATTTTAGGTACTTCAAAATCTGCAATGCCTTTAGGGATGCATACTTTTGGAACATATCCTAAAAAAGAACATTTAATATCTACAATTTTACAGATGGTTGGAAGTGAATTTATACAGATGGTTGAAGGAGACAAAAACTTCTTTACTCAAAATTATGAAAAGTTTCCAGAGTCAAAGTCATACAAACTCTTAAATGATTTTGTAATTGAAAATAAAGATTTTAATGAGCTTGAAGATAAAAATCTAAAGCCATATTTAGAAGTTGCAAGAAAATATAGAGATAGTTTTGTAAATACAAAAGAGATAAAAAACTTTATGAGAGCATTAGATGGAGAGTATATAGAAACTGGTGTAGGAGGAGATTCTATTAGAAATCCAGAATCTTTGCCAACAGGTATAAATATGTATGGTTTTGACCCTAGTAAAGTTCCAACAAAAGCTGCTTATAAAACAGGTAGTAAACTAATGAAGGATTTTATTGAAAATTATTATAAAGAGAATGGGAAATATCCTCAAAAATTAACTTTTAATTTATGGTCTTTAGAAACTATGAGACATTATGGAGTTTTAGAATCTCAAATTTTATATGCAATGGGAGTAAGACCTGTTTGGAATGAAACTGGAATTTCAAATAAATTTATTCAAAATATTGTTAAACAAATGATTCAAAAATATTTAGGTGAAAGTGTATCAAGTTGGGTAGCAAGTTTAGTTACAGTTCCTAGAATTGAAGCTGTTTTAAGTATCACTCCTGATGATTGGTTAGTAAAACCTAAGAAAATGTTAAAGCATGCAAAAATGACTGCAAAAGGTCAAATTGAGGATGTAGAAATAATTCCATATAGTGAACTTAAACGTCCAAGAGTTGATGTTGTGATTTCTGCCACTGGTCTTTATAGAGATACTTTCCCTCAACCAATGCAGCTAATTGCAAAAGCAGTTGAAAAGGTAGCAAAACTAAAAGAAGATAATAACTACTTAAGAATTAATACTTTAGCTATGAAAGAAAAGTTAGAAAAGACAAGAGGTATTTCAAAAGATGAGGCTGAGTATTTATCAACAATTAGAATTTTTTCAAATAAACCAGGTGATTATGGTAGTGGGGTTGATGAAATAGGTGATACTTCAAGATGGAATGATGACCAAAGAATTTCTCAAAATTATGTTCAAAAACTTGGACATTATTATGGAAGTGACCCAAAAAGATGGGGCGAAAAACATGTAAGCTTAGATTTATACTCTAAAAATCTAAGTGGAACAGAGGGAATTATCTTCTCTAGAACTTCAAATCTTTATGGACTTTTAACATCTGATGATCCTTTTGAATATTTTGGTTCAATTGCAATGGCAGTAAGAAATGTAGATGGAAAAGCTCCAAAAACATTTATTGCAAATTTAAGAGATCCAAATAATGCAAAAATTCAAAGTACAGGTGAGTTTTTATCTCAAGAACTAAGAGGAAGATATTTTCATCCAAAATGGATAAAAGAGATGCAAGCAGAAGGCTACTCTGGAACACTAACAGTCTTAGATAGAATGAATAACTTTTGGGGATGGCAAGTTGTTGATCCAAATGTTGTAAGAGATGATCAATGGCAAGAGTTTGTTGAAGTATATGTAAATGATAAGTATGACTTAAAAATACAAGAGTGGTTTAAACAATTTAATCCTGATGCTTTAGCACAATTTACTCAAAAAATATTAGAAGCAAATAGGAAAGGGTATTTCAAAACTGATGAAAATACTTTGAAAAAATTAGTTGAACTGTATAAAGAGTTACAACAAAAATATAAAGTTAAAACTTATAATACAAAATTTAAAGACTTTGTAGATAAAAAAGCAATTGGGTTTGGGCTTATGACTCCAAGTGGACAATTAACACCTGCTCCTACTCAAGAGTCAAATAAGAAAATGGAAAAACCAAAGAAAATAGAAAAACCAAAAGTAAAAGGTCAAAAACTTGAAAAGGTTAAAAAAGAAGAGTTTATGGATGACTCTACTCAAAAAGTAATTTTTGCATTGTTATTTGGACTTATGTTAGCTGGTGTAGCTTATGAATTTAAAAGAAAGGCATAA
- a CDS encoding MotA/TolQ/ExbB proton channel family protein, producing the protein MISLLENLMYEVSNTFLAPILILIVLLFIYSIFEIGVFFTQWFKRKKSEKNYKKFLKNEQFEFIKGYAIVNYLVNSGFNSLEDLEVHAYKKLQNTSIITRVAPMLGLVATMIPMGPALKALSSGNVQGISENLIIAFAAVIFALITASITYWITTVRKGWYAHEIKDILHLNKVTNETVA; encoded by the coding sequence ATGATTTCACTTTTAGAAAATCTAATGTATGAGGTTTCAAATACCTTTTTAGCGCCTATACTGATACTTATAGTATTATTGTTTATTTATTCAATATTTGAAATAGGAGTATTTTTTACTCAATGGTTTAAGCGAAAAAAAAGCGAAAAAAACTATAAAAAATTCTTAAAAAATGAACAATTTGAATTTATAAAAGGCTATGCAATTGTTAACTATTTAGTTAACAGTGGATTTAATAGTTTAGAGGATTTAGAAGTTCATGCTTATAAAAAGTTACAAAATACTTCTATTATAACAAGAGTTGCCCCTATGTTAGGTCTTGTTGCTACTATGATTCCTATGGGGCCAGCCTTAAAAGCACTATCTTCAGGAAATGTACAAGGAATAAGTGAAAATCTTATTATTGCTTTTGCAGCAGTTATCTTTGCTTTAATTACGGCTTCTATTACTTATTGGATAACAACAGTTAGAAAAGGTTGGTATGCTCATGAGATTAAAGATATTTTACATTTAAACAAGGTAACAAATGAAACTGTTGCATGA